Proteins from a single region of Candidatus Binatia bacterium:
- the groL gene encoding 60 kDa chaperonin: MAAKIVRFGEEARAKVLRGVNTLADACAVTLGPKGRNVVLEKSWGAPTVTKDGVTVAKEIQLEDKFENMGAQMVKEVASKTSDVAGDGTTTATVLARAIYVEGCKMVAAGHDPMTLKRGIEKAVNQAVEELKNLSKSTKGRQEIAQVATVSANGDQAIGDIIAEAMDKVGKEGVITVEEAKGLETTLEVVEGMQFDRGYLSPYFVTDPERMEAVLEDPYILIHEKKISSMKDLLPVLEQVAKSGRPLLIVAEDVEGEALATLVVNKIRGTLHCCAVKAPGFGERRKAMLEDIAILTGGRMIAEELGLKLENVGLGDLGRCKRVVVDKDNTTIVDGAGKKSEIEGRIKQIRKQIEETTSDYDREKLQERLAKLVGGVAVIKVGAATEVEMKEKKARVEDAMHATRAAVEEGIVPGGGVALVRAAAGLEKLKVPDEERVGVNIVRRAMEEPCRRIAMNAGWDGSVVLEKVKSGSGGFGFNAATEQFEDLMKAGIIDPTKVVRIALQNAASVAGLLLTTEAMVAEKPEEKKATPPTPSYDEM; this comes from the coding sequence ATGGCTGCGAAAATCGTGCGTTTCGGTGAAGAAGCCCGCGCCAAGGTCCTGCGGGGGGTCAACACGCTCGCCGATGCCTGCGCCGTCACGCTCGGCCCGAAGGGGCGCAACGTGGTCCTGGAGAAGTCCTGGGGCGCCCCTACCGTGACGAAGGACGGAGTGACGGTCGCCAAGGAAATCCAGCTCGAAGACAAGTTCGAGAACATGGGCGCCCAGATGGTGAAGGAAGTCGCCTCGAAGACTTCCGACGTGGCCGGCGACGGCACGACCACGGCGACGGTGCTCGCCCGCGCCATCTACGTGGAAGGGTGCAAGATGGTCGCCGCGGGGCACGATCCCATGACGCTCAAGCGCGGGATCGAAAAGGCCGTGAACCAGGCCGTCGAAGAGCTCAAAAACCTCTCCAAGAGCACGAAGGGGCGGCAGGAGATCGCGCAGGTCGCGACCGTTTCCGCGAACGGCGACCAGGCGATCGGCGACATCATCGCGGAAGCGATGGACAAGGTGGGCAAGGAAGGCGTGATCACCGTCGAGGAAGCCAAAGGCCTCGAGACGACACTCGAGGTGGTCGAAGGGATGCAGTTCGACCGGGGCTACCTCTCGCCGTACTTCGTCACGGACCCGGAGCGGATGGAGGCCGTGCTCGAAGACCCGTACATCCTGATCCACGAAAAGAAGATCAGCTCCATGAAAGACCTGTTGCCGGTGCTCGAGCAGGTCGCGAAGTCCGGGCGCCCGCTGCTGATCGTGGCGGAGGACGTGGAGGGCGAGGCGCTGGCCACGCTGGTCGTCAACAAGATCCGGGGCACGCTGCACTGCTGTGCCGTGAAAGCTCCGGGGTTCGGCGAGCGGCGTAAGGCCATGCTCGAAGACATCGCGATCCTCACCGGCGGCCGCATGATCGCGGAGGAGCTCGGGCTGAAGCTCGAGAACGTGGGGCTCGGCGACCTCGGTCGCTGCAAGAGGGTGGTCGTCGACAAGGACAACACGACCATCGTGGACGGAGCGGGCAAGAAGTCCGAGATCGAGGGCCGCATCAAACAAATCCGCAAGCAGATCGAGGAAACGACCTCGGACTACGACCGCGAGAAGCTCCAGGAACGGCTCGCCAAGCTGGTGGGCGGTGTGGCCGTCATCAAGGTGGGTGCCGCGACCGAGGTCGAAATGAAGGAGAAAAAGGCGCGCGTCGAGGACGCCATGCACGCCACCCGGGCCGCCGTGGAGGAAGGAATCGTACCCGGTGGCGGGGTGGCTCTCGTCCGTGCAGCCGCCGGCCTCGAAAAGCTCAAGGTGCCGGACGAGGAGCGAGTGGGCGTCAACATCGTGAGGCGTGCCATGGAAGAGCCGTGCCGCCGGATCGCGATGAACGCGGGCTGGGACGGCTCGGTGGTGCTGGAAAAGGTCAAGAGCGGTTCGGGCGGCTTCGGCTTCAACGCGGCCACCGAACAGTTCGAAGACCTGATGAAGGCCGGAATCATCGATCCGACGAAAGTGGTCCGGATCGCGCTCCAGAACGCGGCGTCCGTGGCGGGACTGCTGCTCACCACCGAAGCCATGGTGGCCGAGAAACCGGAGGAGAAAAAGGCCACTCCTCCCACACCGTCCTACGACGAGATGTGA
- a CDS encoding glycosyl transferase, whose product MRIAQVAPLYERVPPELYGGTERVVSYLTEELVRRGHEVTLFASGDSITRARLEPMCPRALRLDPNCKDPLAPHVRMIGRVYQRAEEFDLIHCHVDYLCLPFTRFVSTPTVITLHGRLDIPEIGPLYREYPEVPLVSISDAQRIHLPDVNWLATVHHGLPRDLYVFHPKADSYVLFLGRISPEKRPDSAIRVACRAGVRLRIAAKVDAVDRLYFEREIRPLLDHPLVEFIGEVDDAAKRELLGNARALLFPVDWPEPFGLVMIEALACGTPVVARRRGSVPEVVEHGRTGFVCETEDEMVEALARIEEIDRAVCRQVFERRFTVEVMASRYEEAYRKVLASRREEGRAPRRPASQLEMFPKEPLFPVPPPFERETGTACVSA is encoded by the coding sequence ATGCGAATCGCACAGGTCGCACCCCTCTACGAGCGCGTCCCGCCGGAACTCTACGGCGGGACGGAAAGGGTCGTCTCCTACCTCACGGAGGAACTCGTCCGTCGGGGACACGAGGTCACGCTCTTTGCGAGCGGCGACTCGATCACCCGAGCGCGACTCGAGCCCATGTGCCCGAGGGCACTGCGGCTCGACCCCAACTGCAAAGACCCCCTCGCCCCGCACGTCCGGATGATCGGGCGGGTGTACCAGAGAGCCGAGGAGTTCGACCTCATCCACTGCCACGTCGACTACCTGTGCCTGCCGTTCACCCGCTTCGTCTCGACTCCCACCGTGATCACCCTGCACGGTCGGCTCGACATCCCGGAGATCGGGCCGCTGTACCGGGAGTACCCGGAAGTGCCTCTCGTTTCGATCAGTGACGCGCAGAGAATCCACCTCCCCGACGTGAACTGGCTCGCCACGGTCCACCACGGGCTCCCGAGGGACCTCTACGTCTTCCACCCGAAGGCCGACTCCTACGTGCTCTTTCTCGGACGGATCTCGCCGGAAAAGCGTCCGGACTCCGCGATCCGTGTGGCGTGCCGTGCCGGCGTCCGCCTTCGCATCGCCGCCAAGGTGGACGCGGTGGATCGCCTCTACTTCGAGCGGGAAATCCGGCCGCTTCTCGATCACCCGCTCGTGGAGTTCATCGGCGAGGTGGACGACGCGGCCAAGCGGGAACTCCTCGGGAACGCCCGAGCGCTCCTTTTTCCCGTCGACTGGCCGGAGCCCTTCGGACTCGTCATGATCGAGGCTCTCGCCTGTGGAACGCCCGTCGTGGCGCGACGCAGGGGCTCGGTTCCCGAAGTCGTCGAGCACGGGCGAACCGGCTTCGTCTGTGAAACGGAAGACGAAATGGTCGAAGCGCTCGCGAGAATCGAGGAGATCGACCGCGCCGTCTGCCGGCAGGTGTTCGAGAGACGCTTCACGGTGGAAGTCATGGCGAGTCGCTACGAAGAGGCGTACCGGAAGGTCCTCGCTTCGCGGCGAGAAGAGGGAAGAGCCCCTCGCCGGCCAGCCTCGCAGCTCGAGATGTTCCCGAAAGAACCGCTCTTCCCCGTCCCCCCTCCGTTCGAACGGGAAACCGGCACGGCCTGCGTTTCCGCCTGA
- a CDS encoding amylo-alpha-1,6-glucosidase codes for MAQPRGILVGGEYYVLASALAGRRPRVVVSHGDTFAVFDLAGDIPSGGSEYGLFHGGTRFLDRFELKLNGRFPFLLSSGLAEDSVELETYLSNDDERQDGVVVLERDTVAIRRNKLALENRLYERIELHHYGSEPLELALELTYGADFADIFEVRGIDRPSRGRQLPPSVEARKGIVRLRYEGLDGLRRETALHFRPLPGALGEETASYRFRLAPGETVQVDVEVDCMVGEQKILRRHYGPARAVLRQERRSWREEFPVLYTNNEGFNDWLNRSLEDLALLRKQAEEGTTVYAGIPWFATLFGRDSLITAFEVLAFNPRLAAGTLRVLASMQGKEENPEREEEPGKILHEVRSGEMANTGEVPFGRYYGSADSTPLFLVLLSEYARRTGDLELVRELWPAALAALAWIEQWGDRDGDGYVEYERKSERGLYHQGWKDSRDSVFHADGTLAKPPIALAEVQAYVHWALRGMAELARHLGHLDDALRWEERAVVLKTRFNREFWLEDEDTFALALDRDKKPCRVVTTNAAHCLLGGIAEPQKAEATIERLLRDDVFSGWGLRTLSTKAPRYNPMAYHNGSVWPHDNALAAEGFARYGATERAAKLLTALFDAALATDERRLPELFCGFPRSMQHKPVAYPVACRPQAWAAASVFLLLKAVLGLSVDGFERNLCFSHTSLPEWLEHLEIQGLDVGGARLDLAVHRGRWGAAVEVVEKRGDVDVIVRK; via the coding sequence GTGGCGCAACCGAGGGGCATCCTGGTCGGGGGCGAATATTACGTCCTCGCCTCCGCGCTGGCAGGACGCCGGCCCCGCGTGGTCGTGAGTCACGGGGACACGTTCGCCGTTTTCGACCTGGCAGGAGACATCCCCTCGGGCGGCTCGGAATACGGGTTGTTCCACGGGGGGACACGGTTTCTCGACCGGTTCGAGCTCAAGCTCAACGGCCGCTTCCCGTTTCTCTTGAGCTCCGGACTCGCGGAGGACAGCGTCGAGCTCGAAACCTACCTTTCGAACGACGACGAACGACAGGACGGCGTCGTCGTCCTGGAGCGGGACACCGTCGCCATACGGCGGAACAAGCTCGCTCTCGAAAACCGCCTGTACGAGCGAATCGAGCTCCACCATTACGGGTCGGAACCGCTGGAGCTGGCCCTCGAATTGACGTACGGGGCGGATTTCGCGGACATTTTCGAGGTGCGCGGGATCGACCGCCCGAGCCGCGGGAGACAGCTCCCGCCCTCCGTCGAAGCTCGAAAGGGCATCGTCCGCCTGCGGTACGAAGGCCTCGACGGGCTGCGCCGAGAGACGGCGCTTCACTTCCGCCCGCTTCCCGGCGCCCTCGGAGAAGAGACGGCCTCGTACCGGTTCCGCCTGGCTCCCGGCGAAACGGTGCAGGTCGACGTGGAGGTCGACTGCATGGTCGGCGAGCAGAAAATCCTCAGGCGACATTACGGGCCGGCGCGCGCCGTCCTCCGTCAGGAGCGCCGCTCGTGGCGGGAGGAGTTTCCGGTCCTCTACACGAACAACGAGGGCTTCAACGACTGGCTCAACCGCTCGCTCGAAGACCTGGCTCTTTTGCGAAAACAGGCCGAGGAAGGGACGACCGTTTACGCGGGCATTCCCTGGTTCGCCACTCTCTTCGGCCGTGACAGCCTGATCACGGCCTTCGAGGTCCTGGCGTTCAACCCGCGCCTGGCCGCCGGTACCCTGCGGGTCCTCGCGTCGATGCAGGGAAAGGAGGAAAACCCGGAGCGGGAAGAAGAGCCGGGAAAAATCCTGCACGAGGTCCGCTCGGGCGAGATGGCGAACACGGGCGAGGTCCCGTTCGGGCGGTACTACGGAAGCGCGGACAGCACCCCCCTCTTTCTCGTCCTGCTCTCGGAGTACGCCAGGAGGACCGGGGACCTCGAGCTCGTACGCGAACTCTGGCCGGCCGCTCTGGCCGCCCTGGCATGGATCGAGCAGTGGGGAGACCGAGACGGCGACGGCTACGTGGAGTACGAACGCAAGAGCGAGCGTGGGCTTTACCACCAGGGCTGGAAAGATTCCCGCGACTCGGTTTTCCACGCCGACGGGACGCTCGCAAAACCCCCGATCGCGCTGGCCGAAGTCCAGGCTTACGTCCATTGGGCGCTGCGGGGCATGGCGGAACTGGCACGCCACCTGGGGCACCTCGACGACGCGCTCCGCTGGGAGGAGCGGGCCGTGGTCCTCAAAACCCGCTTCAACCGCGAGTTCTGGCTCGAAGACGAGGACACCTTCGCGCTCGCGCTCGACCGCGACAAAAAGCCCTGCCGAGTCGTCACGACCAACGCCGCGCACTGCCTCCTCGGAGGGATCGCCGAGCCGCAAAAAGCCGAAGCCACGATCGAGAGGCTCCTCCGCGACGACGTCTTTTCCGGCTGGGGCCTTCGCACCCTCTCGACGAAAGCCCCCAGGTACAACCCCATGGCGTACCACAACGGCTCGGTGTGGCCCCACGACAACGCGCTCGCCGCCGAAGGCTTCGCGCGCTACGGGGCGACCGAGCGGGCCGCGAAGCTCCTCACCGCCCTTTTCGACGCCGCGCTCGCCACGGACGAGCGGCGACTGCCGGAGCTTTTCTGCGGATTTCCCCGCTCCATGCAGCACAAGCCGGTCGCCTACCCCGTCGCGTGCCGTCCGCAGGCGTGGGCCGCCGCGAGCGTCTTCTTGCTGCTCAAGGCCGTCCTCGGGCTTTCCGTCGACGGGTTCGAGCGAAACCTGTGCTTCAGCCACACGAGCCTCCCCGAATGGCTCGAGCACCTCGAAATCCAGGGGCTCGACGTGGGAGGCGCACGCCTCGACCTGGCCGTGCACCGGGGCCGCTGGGGGGCAGCCGTCGAAGTCGTCGAGAAGCGGGGTGACGTCGACGTGATCGTCCGCAAATAG